One part of the Anaeromyxobacter sp. Fw109-5 genome encodes these proteins:
- a CDS encoding M48 family metallopeptidase, with protein sequence MVSWVLPVFLAFFLIQYAIETALLLLNLRHVARARGVPAPLAGRVDDATAERSRAYTLANCRFSLAQGAFFAALTLAVLLSGVLPLLDGALAERGVRGAHRFVLFLALVSLAFSVAGLPFAVFHTFVLEERFGFNRTTPRLWLTDRLKSLLLQAALGIPLLYATYGFMRFTGALWWVWLFAFYAAVQLVLLWLYPSVIAPLFNRFEPLPDGPLRERLAALAQAAGFAHRGLYVMDASRRSGHSNAYFTGLIRPRIVLFDTLVERMSVDEAASVLAHEIGHYRAHHVHRHLALALAASFLLLFALSRLVPWPPLYAAFGFGGPSLHAALALVSLGGGAFVFWLAPFAAYLSRRHEYEADRYAVRLARAPEALETALLRLNGENLSNLHPHPWYSAWHYSHPVLVERLAAIQRTAAAERRAPAG encoded by the coding sequence ATGGTCTCCTGGGTCCTGCCGGTCTTCCTGGCCTTCTTCCTCATCCAGTACGCGATCGAGACCGCCCTCCTCCTGCTCAACCTGCGCCACGTCGCCCGCGCGCGCGGGGTCCCTGCTCCGCTCGCCGGCCGGGTGGACGACGCGACGGCCGAGCGAAGCCGCGCCTACACCCTCGCGAACTGCCGCTTCTCCCTCGCCCAGGGCGCGTTCTTCGCGGCGCTCACCCTGGCGGTGCTCCTCTCCGGCGTGCTCCCGCTCCTCGACGGCGCGCTCGCCGAACGGGGCGTCCGCGGCGCGCACCGGTTCGTGCTCTTCCTCGCCCTCGTGAGCCTGGCGTTCTCCGTGGCGGGCCTCCCCTTCGCCGTCTTCCACACCTTCGTGCTCGAGGAGCGCTTCGGGTTCAACCGCACCACGCCGCGGCTATGGCTCACCGACCGGCTGAAGTCGCTGCTCCTCCAGGCCGCGCTCGGGATCCCCCTGCTGTACGCGACCTACGGCTTCATGCGCTTCACCGGGGCGCTGTGGTGGGTCTGGCTGTTCGCGTTCTACGCCGCGGTCCAGCTCGTGCTGCTGTGGCTCTACCCCTCGGTGATCGCGCCGCTGTTCAACCGCTTCGAGCCGCTGCCCGACGGGCCGCTGCGCGAGCGGCTCGCGGCGCTCGCGCAGGCGGCGGGGTTCGCCCACCGCGGCCTCTACGTGATGGACGCCTCGCGGCGCTCCGGTCACTCGAACGCCTACTTCACCGGGCTGATCCGCCCGCGCATCGTGCTGTTCGACACGCTCGTCGAGCGCATGAGCGTGGACGAGGCGGCGAGCGTCCTCGCGCACGAGATCGGCCACTACCGGGCGCACCACGTGCACCGCCACCTGGCGCTGGCCCTCGCGGCGAGCTTCCTCCTGCTGTTCGCGCTCTCGCGCCTCGTGCCCTGGCCGCCGCTCTACGCCGCGTTCGGCTTCGGCGGACCGAGCCTGCACGCCGCGCTCGCGCTGGTCTCGCTGGGCGGCGGCGCGTTCGTGTTCTGGCTCGCGCCGTTCGCCGCGTACCTCTCCCGCCGCCACGAGTACGAGGCGGACCGCTACGCCGTGCGCCTCGCGCGCGCGCCGGAGGCGCTCGAGACGGCGCTGCTGCGCCTGAACGGCGAGAACCTGTCGAACCTCCACCCGCACCCCTGGTACAGCGCCTGGCACTACAGCCACCCCGTGCTGGTGGAGCGGCTCGCGGCGATCCAGCGGACCGCGGCCGCCGAGCGGCGCGCGCCGGCGGGATGA
- a CDS encoding VWA domain-containing protein, whose amino-acid sequence MHARVVEFAGLLRTNGVRVSPAEVADAVEAAALVGASDRGSFRAALRATLVKRSRDVPVFDGLFELYFSALGRVVEGLERGVVGELAARGLLEGDDLEVVARTMEELLRGMSPLARAALGGDPALLARLLRGAALQVDFGAFASAGATGFQARRLLAAAGGAALADDAAALERALRARGLAPGALQLVTGSLEAALRKVEEAARSWAELEGRARTLREDRGGGLAPVSREQIARMEVAVRRLAERLRARLVRRERSRRRGALAVRRTLRRNLGLGGVPARLVFRHRRPQRPDVVVLCDVSESVRHVTRLMLLFLYTLQSLFTRVRTFVFVSDLAEVTDQLRAEKDPARAAGLAVAGRAVSLAANSNYGRALKTFHDDFRGAVTRRTTVIVIGDGRNNYNAPEAWVLDELRRRARRVLWICPEARAAWGMGDSEMPLYAPRCSRVATVGSLEDLEELADALVPGGGG is encoded by the coding sequence GTGCACGCGCGCGTCGTCGAGTTCGCGGGGCTGCTCCGCACGAACGGGGTGCGGGTCTCGCCGGCCGAGGTCGCCGACGCGGTCGAGGCCGCGGCGCTGGTGGGCGCGTCGGACCGCGGCAGCTTCCGGGCGGCGCTGCGCGCCACGCTCGTGAAGCGCTCGCGCGACGTCCCCGTCTTCGACGGGCTGTTCGAGCTCTACTTCTCCGCGCTGGGCCGCGTCGTCGAAGGGCTCGAGCGCGGCGTGGTCGGCGAGCTCGCCGCCCGCGGGCTCCTCGAGGGGGACGATCTCGAGGTCGTCGCGCGGACGATGGAGGAGCTCCTGCGCGGCATGAGTCCCCTCGCGCGCGCCGCGCTGGGCGGCGATCCCGCGCTGCTCGCGCGGTTGCTGCGCGGCGCGGCGCTGCAGGTGGACTTCGGCGCGTTCGCGAGCGCCGGCGCCACCGGGTTCCAGGCGCGGCGGCTGCTCGCCGCGGCGGGGGGCGCCGCGCTCGCCGACGACGCCGCCGCGCTCGAGCGGGCGCTGCGCGCGCGCGGGCTCGCTCCCGGCGCGCTCCAGCTCGTGACCGGCTCCCTGGAGGCCGCCCTCCGCAAGGTCGAGGAGGCGGCGCGGAGCTGGGCGGAGCTGGAGGGGAGGGCGCGCACGCTGCGCGAGGACCGGGGCGGCGGCCTCGCGCCGGTGTCGCGCGAGCAGATCGCTCGCATGGAGGTCGCGGTGCGGCGGCTGGCGGAGCGGCTGCGGGCGCGGCTCGTCCGGCGTGAGCGCTCTCGCCGGCGGGGCGCGCTCGCCGTGCGCCGCACCCTTCGCCGCAACCTCGGCCTCGGCGGCGTCCCGGCCCGGCTCGTGTTCCGCCACCGGCGGCCGCAGCGGCCCGACGTGGTGGTGCTGTGCGACGTCTCCGAGTCGGTCCGGCACGTCACCCGGCTCATGCTGCTGTTCCTGTACACGCTGCAGAGCCTCTTCACGCGCGTGCGCACCTTCGTGTTCGTCTCCGACCTCGCGGAGGTGACGGACCAGCTGAGGGCCGAGAAGGACCCGGCGCGCGCCGCCGGGCTCGCCGTCGCCGGGCGCGCGGTGAGCCTCGCCGCGAACTCGAACTACGGGCGGGCGCTGAAGACCTTCCACGACGACTTCCGCGGCGCCGTCACCCGCCGCACCACCGTGATCGTCATCGGGGACGGGCGGAACAACTACAACGCGCCGGAGGCCTGGGTGCTCGACGAGCTCCGGCGGCGGGCGCGGCGCGTGCTGTGGATCTGCCCCGAGGCGCGCGCGGCCTGGGGCATGGGCGACAGCGAGATGCCGCTCTACGCCCCGCGCTGCAGCCGGGTCGCGACCGTGGGCTCGCTCGAGGACCTGGAGGAGCTCGCCGACGCGCTCGTGCCGGGGGGCGGGGGGTAG
- the miaB gene encoding tRNA (N6-isopentenyl adenosine(37)-C2)-methylthiotransferase MiaB, whose product MTDLVSLSPKPASAPGTRPAAARKVYVHTFGCQMNASDSDRMIELLGRHAFARAETPDDADLILLNTCAVREKAEQKLLSALGRYREVKARRGALIAVSGCVAQQEKDRLLARVPYVDFVFGPDNIGKLPEMVARAERERFAETGWMDSQDYVFPQADPEAARGRPTAFVTAMKGCDNVCAFCIVPHTRGREVSRAFPEIVAECASLAEVGVREVTLIGQNVNSYAGGCTFAELLRRVAAVPGIARIRFTTSHPHDLSDALVAVFRDEPKVMPHFHLPVQSGSDAVLARMRRDYTVAEYLDRFDRLRAARPGIAITTDFIVGFPGEGEADFEGSLALLERARFEQSFSFLFSPRPKTVANLRLGTAPEWQEIPRAVAVERLERLQAAQRRIAAAALAAELGKVVEVLVEGASDEPGERLGRTPENRVVHLAADEAGAPTGALVRARITRAGGSSLSGTPA is encoded by the coding sequence GTGACCGACCTCGTCTCGCTGTCGCCCAAGCCCGCTTCCGCGCCCGGCACCCGCCCGGCCGCCGCCCGCAAGGTCTACGTCCACACCTTCGGCTGCCAGATGAACGCGTCGGACTCCGACCGGATGATCGAGCTGCTCGGCCGCCACGCCTTCGCGCGCGCGGAGACCCCGGACGACGCAGATCTCATCCTCCTCAACACCTGCGCCGTGCGCGAGAAGGCGGAGCAGAAGCTCCTCTCCGCCCTCGGGCGCTACCGCGAGGTGAAGGCGCGGCGCGGCGCGCTCATCGCGGTGTCGGGCTGCGTCGCGCAGCAGGAGAAGGATCGGCTCCTCGCGCGCGTCCCGTACGTGGACTTCGTGTTCGGGCCCGACAACATCGGGAAGCTGCCGGAGATGGTCGCCCGCGCCGAGCGCGAGCGGTTCGCCGAGACCGGCTGGATGGACTCGCAGGATTACGTCTTCCCGCAGGCCGATCCCGAGGCCGCGCGCGGCCGCCCGACCGCCTTCGTCACCGCGATGAAGGGCTGCGACAACGTCTGCGCGTTCTGCATCGTCCCGCACACCCGCGGCCGCGAGGTGTCGCGCGCCTTCCCCGAGATCGTGGCCGAGTGCGCCTCGCTCGCCGAGGTGGGGGTGCGGGAGGTCACCCTCATCGGCCAGAACGTCAACTCCTACGCCGGCGGCTGCACCTTCGCGGAGCTGCTCCGGCGCGTCGCCGCCGTCCCGGGGATCGCGCGGATCCGCTTCACCACGAGCCACCCGCACGATCTCTCGGACGCGCTCGTCGCGGTGTTCCGCGACGAGCCGAAGGTGATGCCCCACTTCCACCTGCCGGTGCAGTCCGGCTCGGACGCGGTGCTCGCCCGCATGCGCCGCGACTACACGGTGGCGGAGTACCTCGACCGCTTCGACCGCCTGCGCGCGGCGCGCCCGGGCATCGCGATCACCACCGACTTCATCGTCGGCTTCCCCGGCGAGGGGGAGGCGGACTTCGAGGGCTCGCTGGCGCTCCTCGAGCGCGCGCGCTTCGAGCAGAGCTTCAGCTTCCTCTTCAGCCCGCGCCCGAAGACCGTGGCGAACCTGCGGCTCGGCACCGCGCCGGAGTGGCAGGAGATCCCGAGGGCCGTGGCGGTGGAGCGCCTCGAGCGGCTCCAGGCGGCGCAGCGGCGGATCGCCGCGGCGGCCCTCGCGGCCGAGCTGGGCAAGGTCGTCGAGGTCCTCGTCGAGGGCGCCTCCGACGAGCCAGGCGAGCGGCTCGGCCGGACGCCCGAGAACCGCGTCGTGCACCTCGCCGCGGACGAGGCGGGGGCGCCGACCGGCGCGCTCGTGCGCGCCCGGATCACCCGCGCGGGCGGCAGCTCTCTGTCCGGAACGCCGGCGTGA
- a CDS encoding VanZ family protein codes for MTNRTRTALLASAATAWAALIFWASSQPNPFPQLPRGLFDHDKLLHASAYAVLGALVRGALGGARLRPWMALAATVAVGTAYGASDELHQAFVPNRSADPGDLAADALGAAAGAAVASLILRRVGARASIRG; via the coding sequence GTGACCAACCGCACGCGCACGGCGCTCCTCGCCTCGGCTGCGACCGCCTGGGCCGCGCTCATCTTCTGGGCCTCGTCTCAGCCGAACCCCTTTCCCCAGCTGCCGCGCGGCCTCTTCGACCACGACAAGCTCCTGCACGCGAGCGCCTACGCGGTGCTCGGCGCGCTCGTCCGCGGCGCGCTCGGCGGCGCCCGGCTCCGGCCCTGGATGGCGCTCGCGGCGACCGTGGCGGTGGGCACCGCTTACGGCGCCTCGGACGAGCTCCACCAGGCCTTCGTGCCCAACCGCTCGGCCGATCCGGGGGACCTCGCGGCCGACGCGCTCGGCGCCGCCGCGGGCGCGGCGGTGGCTTCCCTCATCTTGCGGCGTGTGGGGGCGCGGGCTAGCATCCGCGGCTGA
- a CDS encoding gamma carbonic anhydrase family protein, with translation MPIIAPYAGRAPRLHASVFVAENAVVVGDVEVGEGSSIWFGTVVRGDVNHVRIGARTNLQDLTVVHVTTATHPTVIGDDVTVGHRAVLHGCTIRDRCLVGIGAIVMDGAVVGPDAMVGAGALVAPGTVVPPGTLVLGSPAKPRRELTPEELAFLRTSAERYAGYAARHRGGGGGA, from the coding sequence ATGCCCATCATCGCGCCGTACGCCGGGCGGGCGCCCCGCCTGCACGCGTCCGTGTTCGTGGCGGAGAACGCGGTCGTGGTCGGCGACGTGGAGGTGGGCGAGGGCTCCTCCATCTGGTTCGGGACGGTCGTCCGCGGTGACGTGAACCACGTCCGCATCGGCGCGCGCACGAACCTCCAGGACCTCACCGTGGTCCACGTCACCACGGCCACGCACCCGACGGTGATCGGCGACGACGTGACCGTCGGTCATCGCGCGGTGCTGCACGGCTGCACCATCCGCGACCGCTGCCTCGTCGGGATCGGCGCCATCGTGATGGACGGGGCGGTCGTCGGGCCGGACGCGATGGTCGGCGCCGGCGCGCTGGTCGCGCCCGGGACCGTCGTCCCGCCCGGCACGCTGGTGCTGGGATCGCCCGCGAAGCCGCGGCGGGAGCTGACGCCCGAGGAGCTTGCGTTCCTCCGAACGTCGGCGGAGCGGTACGCCGGATACGCCGCCCGCCATCGCGGCGGAGGGGGTGGGGCATGA
- a CDS encoding cyclic nucleotide-binding domain-containing protein: MTAFEALKRTALFGDFTETGLRIFAGIAVEKAIPAGTPLFVENMVGESLFIVKSGTVRITQRTAEGEKELAVVGAGEHLGELALLGRSVRLVSAVAATACEVLELTQRDFVRLQPQKPQACLKLALAIASDLATKVTENRDTLRELAARARSG; encoded by the coding sequence ATGACGGCGTTCGAGGCGCTGAAGCGCACGGCCCTGTTCGGCGACTTCACCGAGACCGGCCTCAGGATCTTCGCGGGCATCGCGGTGGAGAAGGCCATCCCCGCCGGCACCCCGCTGTTCGTCGAGAACATGGTCGGCGAGTCGCTCTTCATCGTGAAGTCGGGCACGGTGCGCATCACGCAGCGCACCGCGGAGGGCGAGAAGGAGCTCGCCGTGGTGGGCGCCGGCGAGCACCTGGGCGAGCTCGCGCTGCTCGGCCGGAGCGTGCGGCTCGTGTCCGCGGTCGCCGCCACCGCCTGCGAGGTGCTGGAGCTCACGCAGCGCGACTTCGTCCGCCTCCAGCCTCAGAAGCCGCAGGCCTGCCTCAAGCTGGCGCTCGCCATCGCGAGCGACCTCGCCACGAAGGTCACCGAGAATCGGGACACGCTGCGGGAGCTCGCGGCGCGGGCCCGATCCGGCTAG
- a CDS encoding DedA family protein produces MLERLVAILGGHSLHVGYGVVFLILLLCGFGLPMPEDIVLVTGGVLAWFASDLSHATFSGMIRDRGFLTMVLVGLAGILAGDSVIFMAGRRYGARVADFRPLRRIITPEKLQLVERKIRTRGNVVVLFARFLPGLRAPTFFTVGHARMPYWEFLLFDGVAALVSAPLWVCVGFWFGSDLHAAARVAARFSNYILIGVAVVIVALVFRWAQGRRGAPPALASEAERE; encoded by the coding sequence ATGCTCGAACGCCTGGTCGCTATCCTGGGAGGCCACTCCCTCCACGTCGGGTACGGCGTCGTGTTCCTCATCCTGCTGCTCTGCGGCTTCGGCCTGCCCATGCCCGAGGACATCGTCCTCGTGACCGGCGGGGTGCTGGCCTGGTTCGCCTCCGACCTGAGCCACGCCACCTTCTCCGGGATGATCCGAGATCGGGGCTTCCTCACGATGGTGCTGGTCGGGCTCGCCGGCATCCTGGCGGGGGACTCGGTCATCTTCATGGCGGGCCGGCGCTACGGCGCGCGGGTGGCGGACTTCCGGCCCCTGCGCCGCATCATCACGCCGGAGAAGCTGCAGCTCGTGGAGCGGAAGATCCGCACGCGCGGCAACGTGGTCGTGCTGTTCGCGCGGTTCCTGCCCGGCCTGCGCGCCCCCACGTTCTTCACCGTCGGGCACGCCCGGATGCCGTACTGGGAGTTCCTGCTCTTCGACGGCGTCGCCGCGCTCGTCTCCGCGCCGCTGTGGGTGTGCGTCGGCTTCTGGTTCGGCTCGGACCTGCACGCGGCGGCCCGCGTCGCGGCGCGGTTCTCGAACTACATCCTGATCGGCGTCGCCGTCGTGATCGTCGCCTTGGTGTTCCGCTGGGCGCAAGGGCGTCGCGGCGCCCCGCCCGCCCTCGCGTCCGAGGCGGAGCGGGAGTGA
- a CDS encoding TIGR02266 family protein — MEGPNDKRGGGRRPVGLAVRLSYGTIDELVERFAVNISRGGVFIRTRDPKPVGTPLHLELRLAGGEAAIRGEGVVRWIQAEAPAAHPRRAPGMGIQFTRLDDASRALVERMVELKERRGLAPGVVAPAPIAARPDGTPAPTRAPSPRATPAPAPAQAELAAPHRVEQVAAGPARVELGLPATPQPVARPSRAIVGIDLGTTNSCAAVVKDGRPYVIPSREGHNTVPSIVALNARHRVVVGHLAKAQLLTNPKATVSGAKRLIGRAWDTPVVQEIRAKFPYEIVPGDDGVAAVRLGEETVTLEQISALVLREVRDVAQNHLREEVNRAVITVPAYYNERQRAAVRHAAALAGLQVERILNEPTAAALAYAYGRHLNQRVLVYDLGGGTFDASVLELSDNVYEVVSTGGDTFLGGVDFDNRIVDRLLARWEETTGAPFPGEDRVALSRVVDAAERAKCALSERSEYPVSLPYLALRDGEPVGLEALLTRDELVALAAPLVDRTLDVCREVLLAKGLGTKDIDEVLLVGGQSRMPLVHEKVAAFFGRAPSHAVHPDEAVAIGAALLAHSLGSAEGVVLIDVLPMSIGIGLPGGRVKKIIERNTPLPARKQYGLSTTRDGQTEFELAVFQGESGAAAECEYLGTLRLEGLPPGPRGMVKIAVGFELGAECLLTVTARELNTGREVRAVMSAREGAAAARRKLEQGGGAEAAKAETGNFPAPDPAARLQAAAAAAGGDEDPVPTSTGALGGLLRKLFGRRTEAR, encoded by the coding sequence GTGGAGGGACCGAACGACAAGCGCGGCGGCGGCCGGAGGCCGGTGGGGCTCGCGGTCCGGCTCTCCTACGGCACGATCGACGAGCTCGTCGAGCGCTTCGCGGTGAACATCTCCCGCGGCGGCGTCTTCATCCGGACGCGCGACCCGAAGCCGGTCGGCACGCCGCTCCACCTCGAGCTCCGGCTCGCCGGCGGCGAGGCCGCCATCCGCGGCGAGGGCGTGGTCCGCTGGATCCAGGCCGAGGCCCCCGCCGCCCACCCTCGGCGCGCGCCCGGGATGGGCATCCAGTTCACGAGGCTCGACGACGCCTCGCGCGCGCTGGTCGAGCGGATGGTGGAGCTGAAGGAGCGCCGGGGCCTCGCCCCCGGCGTGGTCGCGCCGGCCCCCATCGCCGCCCGCCCCGACGGAACGCCGGCCCCGACGCGGGCCCCGTCGCCGCGGGCGACGCCCGCCCCCGCGCCGGCGCAGGCGGAGCTCGCCGCGCCCCACCGCGTCGAGCAGGTCGCGGCCGGACCGGCGCGCGTGGAGCTGGGCCTGCCCGCCACGCCGCAGCCGGTCGCCCGCCCCTCGCGCGCCATCGTGGGGATCGACCTCGGCACGACCAACTCCTGCGCCGCCGTCGTGAAGGACGGCCGCCCGTACGTGATCCCCTCCCGCGAGGGCCACAACACCGTCCCCTCGATCGTCGCGCTCAACGCGCGCCACCGCGTGGTGGTCGGGCACCTCGCCAAGGCGCAGCTCCTCACGAACCCGAAGGCCACCGTCTCGGGCGCGAAGCGGCTCATCGGCCGGGCCTGGGACACGCCGGTCGTCCAGGAGATCCGCGCGAAGTTCCCGTACGAGATCGTGCCGGGCGACGACGGCGTCGCGGCGGTGCGGCTCGGCGAGGAGACCGTCACGCTCGAGCAGATCTCCGCGCTCGTGCTGCGCGAGGTCCGCGACGTGGCGCAGAACCACCTCCGCGAGGAGGTGAACCGGGCCGTCATCACGGTGCCCGCCTACTACAACGAGCGCCAGCGCGCCGCCGTGCGCCACGCGGCGGCGCTCGCGGGCCTGCAGGTCGAGCGCATCCTGAACGAGCCGACCGCGGCCGCCCTCGCGTACGCGTACGGGCGCCACCTCAACCAGCGGGTCCTCGTCTACGACCTCGGCGGCGGCACCTTCGACGCCTCGGTGCTCGAGCTCTCCGACAACGTCTACGAGGTCGTGTCCACCGGGGGCGACACCTTCCTCGGAGGGGTGGACTTCGACAACCGCATCGTCGATCGGCTCCTCGCCCGCTGGGAGGAGACGACGGGCGCCCCGTTCCCGGGCGAGGACCGGGTCGCGCTCTCGCGCGTGGTGGACGCGGCGGAGCGCGCGAAGTGCGCCCTCTCCGAGCGGTCCGAGTACCCGGTCAGCCTCCCGTACCTCGCGCTGCGCGACGGCGAGCCGGTCGGCCTCGAGGCGCTGCTGACGCGCGACGAGCTCGTCGCCCTGGCGGCGCCGCTCGTGGACCGGACCCTGGACGTCTGCCGGGAGGTGCTGCTCGCCAAGGGGCTCGGGACGAAGGACATCGACGAGGTGCTCCTCGTCGGCGGCCAGTCGCGGATGCCGCTCGTGCACGAGAAGGTGGCCGCGTTCTTCGGCCGGGCGCCGTCGCACGCCGTCCACCCGGACGAGGCGGTGGCCATCGGCGCGGCGCTGCTCGCCCACTCGCTCGGCTCCGCGGAGGGCGTGGTCCTCATCGACGTGCTGCCCATGTCGATCGGGATCGGGCTGCCGGGCGGGCGGGTGAAGAAGATCATCGAGCGGAACACCCCGCTGCCGGCGCGCAAGCAGTACGGCCTCTCCACGACGCGGGACGGCCAGACGGAGTTCGAGCTCGCCGTGTTCCAGGGCGAGAGCGGGGCCGCGGCCGAGTGCGAGTACCTCGGGACCCTGCGGCTCGAGGGGCTGCCGCCGGGCCCGCGCGGCATGGTGAAGATCGCCGTCGGCTTCGAGCTCGGCGCGGAGTGCCTCCTCACCGTGACCGCCCGCGAGCTCAACACCGGCCGCGAGGTGCGGGCGGTGATGTCGGCGCGCGAGGGCGCGGCGGCGGCGCGCCGCAAGCTCGAGCAGGGCGGCGGCGCGGAGGCGGCGAAGGCGGAGACCGGCAACTTCCCCGCGCCGGATCCGGCGGCGCGGCTCCAGGCCGCCGCGGCTGCCGCCGGCGGCGACGAGGACCCCGTCCCCACCTCCACCGGCGCGCTCGGCGGGCTCCTGCGGAAGCTCTTCGGGAGGCGCACCGAGGCGCGCTGA
- the guaB gene encoding IMP dehydrogenase yields the protein MLNRDDLRLALTFDDVLLLPSESDVLPKAVETSTRLSRNIQINIPIVSSAMDTVTEARMAIAMASVGGLGFVHKNLTVEQQAAEVHKVKKYESAVVGDPITIEPNAPIHRAVALMRENGISGIPVVQKGRLVGILTNRDLRFEKNLEQRVEQVMTRELVTAREGVTIEEAKDLLHRHRIEKLLVVNEAFELRGLITIKDIEKIQKHPNAAKDKLGRLLCGAAVGVGADREQRIQALLKAGADVIAIDTAHGAHRDVVEAVRATKANFRNVELVAGNVATAEAAEALCKAGVDAVKVGVGPGSICTTRVVSGVGVPQITAVDDCARAAEKYGVPVISDGGVKFSGDLVKALAAGGSSVMIGSLLAGTEEAPGEVILYQGRSYKSYRGMGSLGAMKQGSKDRYFQAEVSEADKLVPEGIEGRVPYKGTVEMTLFQLVGGLRSGMGYLGCKSIAELRVKPRFVRISAAGLRESHVHDVIIEKEAPNYRAD from the coding sequence ATGCTCAACCGCGACGACCTCCGCCTCGCGCTGACGTTCGACGACGTCCTGCTCCTCCCGTCGGAGTCGGACGTCCTCCCGAAGGCGGTGGAGACGTCGACCCGCCTCTCCCGGAACATCCAGATCAACATCCCGATCGTCTCGTCGGCGATGGACACCGTCACCGAGGCCCGGATGGCGATCGCCATGGCGTCGGTGGGCGGCCTCGGCTTCGTCCACAAGAACCTCACGGTCGAGCAGCAGGCGGCCGAGGTCCACAAGGTCAAGAAGTACGAGTCGGCGGTGGTGGGGGATCCGATCACGATCGAGCCGAACGCGCCGATCCACCGCGCCGTGGCGCTCATGCGCGAGAACGGCATCAGCGGGATCCCGGTCGTCCAGAAGGGCCGCCTCGTCGGCATCCTCACGAACCGCGACCTCCGCTTCGAGAAGAACCTCGAGCAGCGGGTGGAGCAGGTGATGACGCGGGAGCTCGTCACGGCCCGCGAGGGCGTGACGATCGAGGAGGCGAAGGATCTGCTGCACCGGCACCGCATCGAGAAGCTCCTCGTCGTGAACGAGGCCTTCGAGCTGCGGGGGCTCATCACCATCAAGGACATCGAGAAGATCCAGAAGCACCCGAACGCCGCGAAGGACAAGCTCGGCCGGCTCCTCTGCGGCGCCGCCGTGGGCGTGGGCGCCGACCGCGAGCAGCGGATCCAGGCGCTCCTCAAGGCGGGCGCGGACGTGATCGCCATCGACACCGCCCACGGCGCGCACCGCGACGTCGTCGAGGCGGTGCGGGCGACCAAGGCGAACTTCCGGAACGTCGAGCTCGTCGCGGGCAACGTCGCCACGGCGGAGGCGGCCGAGGCCCTCTGCAAGGCGGGGGTCGACGCGGTGAAGGTCGGGGTCGGCCCCGGGTCGATCTGCACGACCCGCGTGGTCTCCGGCGTGGGCGTCCCGCAGATCACCGCGGTGGACGACTGCGCGCGCGCCGCGGAGAAGTACGGCGTGCCGGTGATCTCCGACGGCGGCGTGAAGTTCTCCGGCGACCTCGTGAAGGCCCTCGCCGCCGGCGGGTCCTCCGTCATGATCGGCTCGCTGCTCGCCGGCACCGAGGAGGCCCCCGGCGAGGTGATCCTGTACCAGGGGCGCAGCTACAAGTCGTACCGCGGCATGGGCTCGCTCGGGGCGATGAAGCAGGGCTCCAAGGACCGCTACTTCCAGGCGGAGGTGTCCGAGGCCGACAAGCTCGTGCCGGAGGGCATCGAGGGGCGGGTGCCGTACAAGGGCACCGTCGAGATGACCCTCTTCCAGCTCGTGGGCGGGCTCCGCAGCGGCATGGGCTACCTCGGCTGCAAGTCGATCGCCGAGCTGCGGGTGAAGCCGCGCTTCGTCCGCATCTCCGCCGCCGGCCTGCGCGAGAGCCACGTGCACGACGTGATCATCGAGAAGGAAGCGCCGAACTACCGGGCGGACTGA